In the genome of Vicia villosa cultivar HV-30 ecotype Madison, WI linkage group LG7, Vvil1.0, whole genome shotgun sequence, one region contains:
- the LOC131620313 gene encoding uncharacterized protein LOC131620313, with the protein MDPNNHFNTQNSANFPFNQNPNNFQNPNNYQNPNYYQNPNQFSNQHPQNIPSFGFPPNFNQSSSVPNFQPYYGSMPRNPSQTPPFNGYVTMANANFPSGGVPEFPEFSTQLTIGGMIVSNEVAPNSEDSTPKSRKTQQPAWNTEQNLVLISGWIKFGTSSVVGRNQKGETYWGKIAEYCNEHCSFDPPRDGPACRNRFNYMNKVLGKWIGAYDGAKRMQGSGWSENDVLAKAQELYACGKNVRFTLMEEWHALRDQPRYVSQVGGNIGSGKRRNKISEDNAPRSRKYLNRDHAAANQRLIDDYFANEPTYGDAMFRRRYRMKKNVFLRIVGDLSSSDNYFTQRVDAANKEGISPLAKCTTAMRMLAYGVAADAVDEYIKIGGTTALECLRRFCKGIIRLYEQVYLRAPTQDDLQRILHVSEMRGFPGMIGSIDCMHWEWKNCPKAWEGQFTRGDKGTTTVILEAVASHDLWIWHAFFGCPGTLNDINVLDRSPVFDDVEQGKAPSVNFFVNQRPYNMAYYLADGIYPSYPTFVKSIRLPQSEPDKLFAKFQEGCRKDIERAFGVLQARFKIIREPARLWDIADLGIIMRSCIILHNMIVEDERDSYSQRWTDFEQSEESGSSAPQPYSTEVLPAFANHVRARSEFRDPNVHQELQADLVKHIWTKFGMFRD; encoded by the exons atggatcccaataatcattttaacactcaaaattctgctaattttccatttaaccaaaatcccaacaattttcaaaatccCAACAATTATCAAAATCCCAACTATTATCAAAATCCAAATCAATTTTCCAACCAACATCCTCAAAACATACCTAGTTTTGGTTTTCCACCAAATTTCAACCAGTCATCCTCTGTTCCAAACTTTCAACCATATTATGGATCTATGCCGAGAAATCCATCTCAAACACCCCCGTTTAATGGTTATGTGACAATGGCGAATGCAAATTTTCCAAGTGGTGGTGTACCTGAATTTCCCGAGTTTTCAACACAACTAACTATTGGTGGCATGATAGTTTCTAATGAAGTCGCTCCAAATTCAGAGGATTCAACTCCTAAGAGCAGGAAAACTCAGCAACCAGCATGGAACACTGAACAAAATTTGGTGCTAATTAGTGGGTGGATTAAATTTGGAACAAGCAGTGTTGTCGGGAGAAACCAGAAAGGTGAAACATATTGGGGTAAAATTGCTGAGTATTGTAATGAGCATTGCTCATTCGATCCTCCGCGTGATGGACCTGCATGCCGAAACCGTTTTAATTATATGAACAAAGTGTTGGGTAAATGGATTGGCGCTTATGATGGCGCTAAGCGTATGCAAGGAAGTGGTTGGTCGGAGAATGATGTTTTGGCAAAAGCGCAAGAATTATATGCATGTGGGAAGAATGTTAGATTCACTTTAATGGAAGAATGGCACGCTCTCCGTGATCAACCACGTTATGTTAGTCAAGTAGGAGGAAATATTGGCTCAGGAA AGCGTAGAAACAAAATATCGGAAGATAATGCACCTCGTAGTAGAAAATATCTCAATAGAGATCATGCAGCGGCAAACCAAAGACTAATTGACGACTACTTTGCCAATGAGCCTACATATGGCGATGCAATGTTTCGTCGTCGGTACCGgatgaaaaaaaatgttttccttCGAATCGTTGGGGACCTTTCAAGTAGTGATAACTACTTCACCCAGCGAGTTGATGCAGCCAATAAAGAAGGTATATCACCCTTAGCAAAATGTACCACAGCAATGCGAATGTTAGCATATGGTGTTGCAGCAGATGCGGTCGATGAGTACATCAAAATAGGAGGTACTACAGCATTGGAGTGCTTACGTAGATTCTGTAAAGGAATCATACGCTTGTACGAGCAAGTGTATCTGAGAGCACCAACCCAAGATGACCTGCAAAGAATACTGCATGTTAGTGAAATGCGGGGGTTCCCAGGGATGATTGGGAGTATTGACTGCATGCACTGGGAGTGGAAAAATTGTCCTAAAGCATGGGAAGGACAGTTTACTAGAGGGGATAAGGGAACCACCACAGTTATTCTTGAAGCAGTTGCATCTCATGACCTATGGATCTGGCATGCCTTTTTTGGATGTCCGGGAACGTTGAACGATATAAACGTTCTAGACCGGTCACCAGTGTTTGATGACGTGGAACAGGGAAAGGCTCCAAGTGtgaatttctttgtgaatcaacGTCCATATAATATGGCATACTATCTAGCTGATGGTATCTACCCTTCTTATCCAACTTTCGTCAAATCGATTAGACTTCCTCAAAGTGAACCCGATAAATTATTTGCAAAATTTCAGGAGGGATGTCGGAAGGACATCGAACGTGCATTTGGAGTGCTCCAAGCTCGATTTAAAATCATCCGTGAACCAGCTCGCTTGTGGGACATAGCTGATTTGGGTATCATCATGAGGTCATGCATCATATTACATAATATGATTGTTGAGGATGAACGAGATTCATATTCTCAACGTTGGACCGATTTTGAGCAATCTGAGGAAAGTGGATCTAGTGCACCACAACCATACTCGACCGAGGTGTTACCCGCTTTTGCAAATCATGTGCGTGCTAGATCAGAGTTCCGTGATCCAAATGTTCATCAAGAATTGCAAGCTGATCTAGTGAAGCACATATGGACAAAGTTTGGAATGTTCCGTGATTGA